One genomic region from Bubalus bubalis isolate 160015118507 breed Murrah chromosome 12, NDDB_SH_1, whole genome shotgun sequence encodes:
- the SPACA9 gene encoding sperm acrosome-associated protein 9 isoform X1 translates to MMNEVKESLRSVEQKYKIFQQQQFTFIGALEHCRENAHDKIRPISSIGQVQSYTEHHCSNSTDRRILLMFLDICSELSKLCQHFEALHAGTPVTNNLLEKCKTLVSQSNDLSSLRAKYPHDVVNHLSCDEARNHYGGVVSLIPIILDLMKEWVAHSEKLPRKALQQVSEPQAAMQATAHAPQASGTQPQLRKQNCGQLIQNIPKPGGKDQGSSKPPWRPPGGKL, encoded by the exons ATGATGAATGAAGTAAAAGAGTCCCTGCGGAGCGTGGAGCAGAAGTACAAGATCTTCCAGCAGCAGCAATTCACCTTCATTGGGGCCCTGGAGCACTGCAGGGAGAACGCCCACGACAAGATCCGGCCCATCTCCAGCATCGGGCAG GTGCAGAGCTACACGGAGCACCACTGCAGCAACTCCACAGACAGGCGCATCCTGCTCATGTTCCTGGACATCTGCTCGGAGCTCAGCAAGCTCTGCCAGCACTTCGAGGCCCTGCACGCTGGCACCCCCGTCACCAACAACCTCCTCGAGAAATGCAAGACCCTCGTGAGCCAAAGCAATGACCTGAGCAGCCTGCGAGCCAA ATACCCCCACGACGTGGTGAACCACCTCAGCTGTGACGAGGCCCGGAACCACTACGGAGGTGTGGTCAGCCTCATCCCCATCATCCTAGACCTGATGAAAGAGTGGGTCGCCCACTCAGAGAAGCTGCCCCGCAAAGCACTGCAGCAAGTGAGTGAGCCCCAGGCAGCCATGCAGGCCACCGCGCACGCTCCCCAGGCCTCGGGCACCCAGCCCCAGCTTCGGAAACAAAACTGTGGGCAACTGATACAGAACATCCCCAAACCTGGGGGGAAAGACCAAGGAAGTTCAAAACCGCCCTGGAGACCACCTGGTGGGAAACTGTAA
- the SPACA9 gene encoding sperm acrosome-associated protein 9 isoform X2 has protein sequence MMNEVKESLRSVEQKYKIFQQQQFTFIGALEHCRENAHDKIRPISSIGQVQSYTEHHCSNSTDRRILLMFLDICSELSKLCQHFEALHAGTPVTNNLLEKCKTLVSQSNDLSSLRAKYPHDVVNHLSCDEARNHYGGVVSLIPIILDLMKEWVAHSEKLPRKALQQGAT, from the exons ATGATGAATGAAGTAAAAGAGTCCCTGCGGAGCGTGGAGCAGAAGTACAAGATCTTCCAGCAGCAGCAATTCACCTTCATTGGGGCCCTGGAGCACTGCAGGGAGAACGCCCACGACAAGATCCGGCCCATCTCCAGCATCGGGCAG GTGCAGAGCTACACGGAGCACCACTGCAGCAACTCCACAGACAGGCGCATCCTGCTCATGTTCCTGGACATCTGCTCGGAGCTCAGCAAGCTCTGCCAGCACTTCGAGGCCCTGCACGCTGGCACCCCCGTCACCAACAACCTCCTCGAGAAATGCAAGACCCTCGTGAGCCAAAGCAATGACCTGAGCAGCCTGCGAGCCAA ATACCCCCACGACGTGGTGAACCACCTCAGCTGTGACGAGGCCCGGAACCACTACGGAGGTGTGGTCAGCCTCATCCCCATCATCCTAGACCTGATGAAAGAGTGGGTCGCCCACTCAGAGAAGCTGCCCCGCAAAGCACTGCAGCAA GGGGCGACTTAG